A stretch of DNA from Rhinoraja longicauda isolate Sanriku21f chromosome 9, sRhiLon1.1, whole genome shotgun sequence:
GTGctccaggcaacatccctggaaaaaaatggagacgtttcgggtcagatgcttcttcagactgatcagtctaaaGAATGCTCCCAACCtttcaattagtctgaagaagggacctgacttgaaaagtcacttatctatgttctccagggctgctgcctgatccacagaaTTATGCCAGCACTGTGCGTCCTTCACTATTTCTATGTCCATGGCCTCAGTAACTCTGTGTTCTGTGCTGTGTTGGATCAATATACTATGTTTCTACCAATTCTTCTTTCTGTCCAACTGAGAAATTCAGCTTGATCCACCTCTATTCAACGTTAACACTCTTAACTGACATTTTGGTGCGTTTTTTAAATAGGCAGAACTGAACAAATCCCACTCACCGAAAGTGGTGAAACAAGGAATACACATTTTAAATTTAGCGTCTTCTTTAAATATCTGTGTAGGGATAAACCATTTAACGTGTCTGTCTAACAATCTTTATTCAAGTGTGAACAAAATGAAAGTGAAATGCTTGTGCAGCCCATCGAAAGGTggaaaagacacacaggtttatgCCTCAAACCATCTCTAGCAGCTCAAAGTTTGTGGGAGGGCAGGAAATCAAGATGTTGGAAGTGAGGATGGGCAGGTGGGGATGGACATAGTACTTTGGTAGACTTGAGGAACAGCATGAGCCATGATTCGATTGAAAGTCAGATCAGATTCAAAGGTACTCAAAGATGGCTGATTCATACCCCTGTCTTTTATGTCCTCAGCAACTGTCCCTTCTCTACATCGCACTGTTGTATGGAAGGCACACTCTCACTGGTCAGGCAGCTCACCTCTACTCTACATATTTGCATTTCAAAGTTACAATTTGGGGGCTAAAATGATGTAGGATTTCAATTGACATATTTATAAAACCTCCTGCTCAAAACAGGTGGAAGTGATGTCTGCACATTTATAAGAAATAAGTCTCGGGTATCTAAATGGGACCAAAGTTTCTTCCCTCCCAAACTTTCCTCAGACATGTTGCAAGTAAGCAACAAATTTAAATCACCCTACTTGTGGCTGCTCAGATCTTAGCAAGGTTGTCATTTGTTTTCTAAGTATTATTAGTGCCTTAATCATTTCCTTCTTTCTCCAGAATGATAATCACTTTGTATTAATTTACAGGGTGTGGACATCCATGGCTATGCCCAGCATTTATCGCCTAACCCTAACTTCCCCTAGTTTGAGATGCTTTCTTGGGCACCTGGTTCATGGTGTAAATGCAGACTGGCCAATTACTCATAGATCCCTTGTGATCTTTGTATCTGGATTGTATTTATTTCAggtgacggcacagtggcacagcagtaccattgctgccttacagggccagagccccgggttcgatcctgactactgcgtTGCCTGTACAgactttgcacattttccctgtcaccgcaggggttttctccgggtgctctggtttcctcccacactcctaagacatgcaggtttgtaggttaattgacttcagtaaaattgtaaattgtccccaatgtgtagggtagtgttaactggttggcagaagggcctgtttccgtgttgtatattTAAAGTCTAAAGGTGTTTTAGTCCAAGATGCAGAAGAGACAACTATCAATATTTTGAGATGGATGTTGTTTTgttccagagggagggatatgaatGGGGAATTACACAACTCTGTCACAGTGTAAAATCTGGTCAGAATCCAAATCGATTGTTTAATCTGTTCCATTTATCTTCCTTGTCTTGTTGGAACGTAGAACAATTTTTACTCTGCCTAATGCACTTAATACCTTTTGCCATTTGATTTCCTATTCACTAATATGGTTGAAATTTGAATGATATATAGTTCCCAATATTACCAGGGGATTGCATACCCTGCTTAAAGGCAGGTTTCAAATAAAACAAGTCCAACTCTTTTGTTGACCTCTATCTGAAAACCAGTGAGCAGAATCTAAACATTCAATGTGTGCTGCACCGTACTTTTAAGTACGAAGTAGTTTCCTCATCAGGCACATTTcttaaataacaaaaaaaagtcaGATGCTAAAGATTTTGAGAGCCTTTGAACAAGCTGGTCCTATCTTGAACAAATTGGCAATTCTCACCTGTTGGAGGGAGACATTTAATCCTTCGAGGAAATACTGCAGGCAACAAAATGGCATGTGGGAAGAGATTATACCTCCTGCATTGGGAGAAAAAACTTTGACGTAGCTTCAGAGGATGGAGTGTATGTGGAGTGAGATGCAGTGACACTCTCACGGTGTCATGGAGCTGTGCTGTAGAAGAGTTGCCGTCGATGCATTTGCTGCATGAAATCAGACCGCCCTGATTGCTGGTGAGACCTTGTACTTATCACCTGCTCTCACTGGTCTCTGCTAACCTGTTATTCATGATGGCCAAAGCTCCCACCCCTCCTGAGAAGCCGTTCTGCCTTGTGTTGATGCACACTGTCCTGGGGTAACCGTTGGCAGTTTCCGACAGCTGCTTCTGCAGGATGGCGAGGGACACCTTGTTGGAGGCAGTCAGGTCCCTCATGGAGATCATCTCCCCAGAGAGCCTCCTTCCCTCGTTGTCACTGTCACACGGCCCGTCCTCCTCTGCCAGGACGTGGTCCCTGCGGATACGGGACTGCCCCGGCGTGATGGCGTTACGGCGCCCAGTGCGCATCTTCCCCCTCCGACATCTCGGGCAGCAACCACACTCCAGCTTCTTCAGCAACCAATTGAGGAACTGTTTGATCACGATGGAGATGACATTGAAGAGCGAGTAGATGCAGCACACCCCCAAGAGTATGAATACAAAATTACCAAATCTGTACAATCCCTGATTAGTGTAGGCCGCGTTCTGGCTGCTGACGAGATCCCCAAAGCCAATAGTACTGAAGGTGACAAAGCAGAAGTACAGTGAGTCGGTGTAGTTCCACCCTTCCACTGGCGTGTACATGGCGGAAGCACAGCAGGATATCACCACTGCGGCAATGCCCAGGATCAGCATGATGTAGTACACGGACGGCTTCCATCCCGCCAGGCTGGCCGCGTCCATGAGGGCAGACTGGCGGCCGATGATGGGAGGCAGCAGGCCCTTGTTCTGCTGCTGCCTCTGGTAACAAGCCTTCATGATGAAAGCCAGCAGCGTGATGGTGCGCtcgagaaagaggttgaagaacAGAATAGTCCCTGCGCATCCGAGAAGGCCGTAAAATATCAGAAACACTTTCCCAGTCACTGTCGCTGGAGTTGTCATGCCAAAACCTAAAGGAAGAAAGAAAAAACAGGGCGGAATTTATGGTTTCCTCATACACACCTGCAATCCTTTAAACAAATACCAGGATTCATTTACCAGATATTCTTGCTAAGCAACACTACGAACCAAACAAATACAATGGCTATCTGAATGTctgaacctgaaatgttacttattccttttctccagagatgttgcctgacctgctgaattgctccagcattttgtgtctatcttcagatcaatgtgtaaaccaacatttgcagttccttcctacacataatggctATCTTAGAGTTGTACAaatatcttatggaggtgtacaaaaatcttatagagatgtacaaaaatattctagagatatacaaaatcatagaaacacagaacatagaaaataggtgcaggagtgggccattcggcccctcgagccagcaccgccatttaatgtgatcatggctgatcatccacaatcagtaccccgttcatgagagtagatcgggtaaacacacagtcttttgcccagagtaggggaatcgagaaggacataggacattggtttaaggtgaggggggcaagatttaatgggaacctgagaggtaacttctttacacaaagggtggtgggtgtatggaataaactgcctgaggaggtagttgaggcaggtacgattgcatttaagaaacatttagacaggtacatggataggacaggtttagagggatatcggccaaaagcaggcaggtgggactagtgtaaatgggaatgTTTAATCGGCATGGGTtggttggaccgaagggtctgttttcatgccgtATGACTATAATGGCATGCCCTGCATTTCTAATTATTGGTTGCACTTATTAATGGGCTCAATGCTAAATTAATATAATTCAAGACATGACAATGCTTGAATTAGTTTAAGTCCTtgacctcttccattgccagagtgagaccaaacacaaactagaggaacattAACTCCTCTGTCCCTGTCTCCTTCCTGCAATCTACACTGGTTCTTTTTTGTATCCCCTTGTTCCCACATTACCCTCAGCCCTCTAACACCCTGTTTCTTCCTCCCCTCCTACATATCCTTCCCCTTATGAGATCCCCTTCTTTCCCCTACTGCTCACGCTTCCtcttctttagagatgctgcctgaccagcagaattactccagcaatttgtgtctatctccttatTTTGCTGcaggttccagtatctgcaatgcCTTGTATCTCTAGCCCTTTGGTTATGATGATTTGACGGTCCCTGACAGAAACAGATGTTATCAGCAACaaaatgatggaggaactcagcaaatgTAATTTCTCACGGAGGGTAGTGAATCTCAGGAATTCTCACCGTTGtcgattttattgtcatatgcacacgtACCGTGAGGTACAGCCACAATCTTGCCTGCAGCAgcgtcacaggcacatagactcacacaccacacaagagcatatattatacataaattacacatagatTCCACAAGACAGTAAAAGTAGACAAATagaaaaaacaagtccatggtttcacactagggcatcagagatgtcatcattcttcaggaaacggggcttcccctcttccattatagatgaggctctcactagggcctcttctacatcccgcagctctgctcttgtctcccctcccaccttccaccccaccagccagcgtatccaacaaatcatccgccaacatttccgtcacctacaacgggaccccaccactggccatattttcccatcccctccgctttctgcgttccgcagagaccgttccctccgtaactccctggtccactcgtcccttcctacccaaaccaccccatccccaggcactttcccctgcaaccgcaggagatgcaacacctgtctctttacctcccgcctcaactccatccaaggacccaaacagtctttccaggtgagacagaggttcacctgcacctccgccaacctcatctattgcatccactgctccagatgtcaacttatttacatcggcgaaaccaaacacagcctcggcaatcgcttcgctcaacacctgcgctcagtccgcgttaaccaaactgatctcccggtggctgaacacttcaactccccctcccattctcagtctgacttttctgtcatgggcctcctccagtgccatagtgaggcccaccggaaattggaggaacagcacctcatattacgccttggcagcttgcagcccagtggtatgaacattgacttctccaactttagatagttcctctgtccctctcttcccctcccccttcccagatctccctctatcttcctgtctccacctatatccttcctttgtcctacccccctgacatcagtctgaagaagggtctcgacccgaaacgtcgcccattccttctctcttgagatgctgcctgacctgctgagttactccagcgttttgtgagtaaataccttcgatttgtaccagcatctgcagttattttcttatatttaataGTGGAATAGGCTTGAGGGTCCAAGCAATCTAGGCTCATccctattttcttatgttcttataaaTAAACCCAATTTTAGATTTGGGAGAAATAACACGAATGTCATATTTCTGAGGTGTATTCACTTGTCAGTTGGATTACAAGCCATCCTCAGGTTATGAACACATCACTTATGGATACACCTACAAACAAACAAgctcccataatattattaaattcataGGCCCAACTTACATACATGAGTTCATTACTACAAAAGGCATTACTAGTTTTTTTCCCATTtcaaggttccgacccaaaaagtcacctattccttttctccagagatgctgcctgacccgctgaattactccagcattttgtgtctatctttggtataaaccagcatctgcaattctttcctacactactagttttctttctctctccactttcAGTAATTGTTCTCTCTTACCAGTCTAatgtgcttttgatgccattcattacaatactgtGAAGATCTGGATGCCACATCGAGTGACTTTTGTGTACTTTCCCACATAGTCAAAATCAACATATGGATGTTTGCGGAAATTGAATTGTTTGTTACCTGGGAACGATCTGTAATATCTTGCAGTTCACTGAGATGAAAccataaccccctcccccctctccataaCCACATTGGAAACCAGTTCTACAAACAGGAAGAAGTCTCAAAGCTCAAGTCAATTTTCCTTGACTTCAAGGTGGACAGAGGATATCAGACGGAAGCTTTTTCGAATACTGACATTTGCATTACTTTGTCTCTTTGTACCATTAAACAGTATATGGTTCACGTTTCCTGATCATCCAGAACTGCTCTCATTTGTCGCCCATATATAGCATTGCTCCAGGATTAAGATACCATGGGAGCCCTGATAGACAGTTTCCCAAGTGTCATTTATCTACATGGTGATTGATCTTGCTTCATTTGAATAAATCAGAGGTCAGAAAAGGTCATGAAATCATGTAACACAATCAATGCATTATCAACAGCTATAAAAGTCAGTAGATTTATCATTACATCTTTAGGTTCTATAAGTGGAATTGCCGAACAATTTTCGATAAACCCTTTAAAGCAAAGAGCCTGGTGAATAGTGGTGCAACAGCGGGGCCTCTTTCAAAATTGGAAGCTGCAAGATATTTTAGAAACAAGATATTTTAGATTTCAGGAACTCCCCTGATGCAGCTCACTAATGTTGGGAGTGTGGAAAAGTGGTCAAAGATCCTCAGGAACTTTCCAACACAACTCTTTGATGTTAAGGATAATGGAAATAAAGATTCCTATATTCTCATGGACGAGTGTTTCCTGGGTTGAAATGTGACAGGGTTACAGTGTTATTGCCACCATTCTGGACTTTCACGTGGCTACTTATTTCTAGTAGTCCAGACCATCATTTAAACCAAccacccttctattgactccatctacacttcatgctgtcttgccaaggccaccagcacagtcAATGATCAATTTtactcttctcccctcctcctgtcaggcaagaagtacagaagtttgaaaacgcacacctccagattcaggaacagtttcttcccagctgttatcaggtaactgaaccatcctctcaccaactagagaacagtcctgacctcccatataccccattggagacatttgaactatctttaatcacacTTTACcgagcactaaacgttatacatttttcctgtatccgtACActttgaacggcttgattgtaatagacacaaaatgctggagtaactcagtgcatcaggcagcatctcaggagagaaggaatgggtgacgtttcgggtcgagacccttcttcagactgatgtcaggggagggggcgggacaaagataggatgtagacggagacaggaagactagtaggagaactgggaaaggggaggggatagagaggggaagcagggactacctgaagttagagaagtcaatggtggggaaaatgctggagtcaattataaaagacgaaattgctgagcatttggatagcagtaacgggatcgttccgagtcagcatggatttacgaaggggaaatcatgcttgacaaatctactggaattttttgaggatgtaactaggaaaattgacaagggagagtcagtggatgtggtgtacctcgactttcagaaagccttcgacaaggtcccacataggagattagtgggcaaaattagggcacatggtattgggggtagggtactgacatggatagaaaattggttaacagacagaaagcaaagagtggggataaatgggtccctttcggaatggcaggcagtgaccagtggggtaccgcaaggttcggtgctgggaccccagctatttacgatatacattaatgacttagacgaagggattaaaagtaccattagcaaatttgcagatgatactaagttggggggtagtgtgaattgtgaggaagatgcaataaggctgcagggtgacctggacaggttgtgtgagtgggcggatacatggcagatgcagtttaatgtagataagtgtgaggttattcactttggaagtaagaatagaaaggcagattattatctgaatggtgtcaagttaggaggagggggagttcaacgagatctgggtgtcctagtgcatcagtcaatgaaaggaagcatgcaggttcagcaggcagtgaagaaagccaatggaatgttggccttcgtaacaagaggagttgagtataggagcaaagaggtccttctacagttgtaccgggccctggtgagaccgcacctggagtactgtgtgcagttttggtctccaaatttgaggaaggatattcttgctatggagggcgtgcagcgtaggttcactagattaattcccggaatggcgggactgtcgtatgttgaaaggctggagcgattgggcttgtatacactggaatttagaaggatgaggggggatcttattgaaacatataagataattaggggattggacacattagaggcagataacatgttcccaatgttgggggagtccagaacaaggggccacagtttgagaataaggggtaggccatttagaacggagatgaggaagaactttttcagtcagagggtggtgaaggtgtggaattctctgcctcagaaggcagtggaggccagttcgttggatgctttcaagagagagctggatagagctcttaaggatagcggagtgagggggtatggggagaaggcaggaacggggtactgattgatagtgatcagccatgatcgcattgaatggcggtgctggctcgaagggctgaatggcctactcctgcacctattgtctattgtctattgtctattgtcaaaccgctggggtgtaaactgcctaagcgaaattgaggttctggtcctccaatttgcgctgggcctcaccctgacaacggaggaggcccaggacagaaaggtcagattgggaatgggaggaggagttgaagcgctgagccaccgggagatcaggttggttgagacagactgagcggaggtgttcagcgaaacgatcgccgagcctgcgcctggtctcgccgatgtagagaagttgacatctggaactgtggatgcaatagacgaggttggaggacgtgcaggtgaaccactgcctcacctggaaagactgtttgggtccttggatggagtcgaggggggaaggtaaagggacaggtgttgcatctccagcggttgctggggaaagtacctggggagggggtggtttgggtgggaaggggcgagttgaccagggaTTTCTGAGGGAACAATCTCTGCgggaagcagaaaggggtggagatgggaagatgtggccagtggtgggatcccgtcggaagtggcggaaatgttgaaggataatttgttgtgtgcgacggctgatggggtggaaggtgaggacaagggggactctatccttgtttagaatagggggagggggagcaagagtggagctgcaggatattgaggagaccctagtgagagcctcatctataatggaagaggggaacccccatttactgaagaatgaggacatctccgatgccctagtatggaacacctcatcctgggtgcagatgcggcgtagctgaaggaattgggagtaggggatagagtttttacaggaggcagggtgggaagaagtgtcgtcaagatagctatgggagtcagtgggtttgtagttgatgtcggtcactagtctgtctcctgcgatGAAGATGGTGAGATCCACAAATGgtcgggagatgttggagatggtccaagtatatttaagagcaggatggaaattagtggtgaaattgatgaagtcagtgagttctgcatgggtacaagaggtagcatcaATGCAGTGGTCAATGTAGCGgaagtagagttcggggatagggccagtgtacgcctggaacagggattgttcgacgtaccctacaaagaggcaggcgtagctagggcccatgtgagtgcccatagctacgccttggatttggaagaaatgggaggagtcaaaggagaagttgttgagggtaaggacctcaGTGCTTTAAGACCctctgggtgggggatggaggtgtagaatgactggacatccatagtaaaggcttgattgtaatcatgtatagtctttttgctgactggatagcttttcatggtacctcagtacatgtgacaataataaactaaattagtaTTCATTTATATAACATGTGGTCATTACTTACATTCATTGCAGAAGATCTGCTTTCATGATGCACTGGTAATGGTACTTGCACAGTAGCGTTTGGGTAAGAGAATCCTATGGCTGGTATTCCCAGGTGCCTGCTGGTCTATAAAGCTCATGGATTTGTACCATACTCATGAAGAAGCAAATTGATTCAGTGCATTTTGCAAATGTTGATTTCTGCAGCCAAGGACATTGCTGGTGGATTTTTACACTGGCTAGTGCAACGGCTTGCTCCTCATGTGGCCGGCTTTGTCCTGAATAGTGCCAATATTCTTAAATGTTGCTGCCACTATGAAAGTTTCAATGAAAAATAAACTGACCTGAATTTTATGGCTGGTTATCTATCATGCATTGTTCAAAGTAACTGACAGAAAGGGATCACTGCCTCTTCTG
This window harbors:
- the LOC144596949 gene encoding potassium channel subfamily K member 12-like; this encodes MMGIAGARGCALLRLNEDNGRFVLLALLIVAYLLCGAAVFSAIERPAELEARSRWNRTMQNFADKFDVAGGELSAFLRDYEAAVAAGIHSDSLRPRWDFTGAFYFVGTVVSTIGFGMTTPATVTGKVFLIFYGLLGCAGTILFFNLFLERTITLLAFIMKACYQRQQQNKGLLPPIIGRQSALMDAASLAGWKPSVYYIMLILGIAAVVISCCASAMYTPVEGWNYTDSLYFCFVTFSTIGFGDLVSSQNAAYTNQGLYRFGNFVFILLGVCCIYSLFNVISIVIKQFLNWLLKKLECGCCPRCRRGKMRTGRRNAITPGQSRIRRDHVLAEEDGPCDSDNEGRRLSGEMISMRDLTASNKVSLAILQKQLSETANGYPRTVCINTRQNGFSGGVGALAIMNNRLAETSESR